One Tachysurus vachellii isolate PV-2020 chromosome 8, HZAU_Pvac_v1, whole genome shotgun sequence genomic window carries:
- the LOC132850420 gene encoding CASP8 and FADD-like apoptosis regulator isoform X2, translating into MSLTMQHVINQIVEELSPEECKRLSYLCREFHSEQCTTNIKEMLLSCIDQEQQPQHFLIELMLRMRRYDLLYKVLGIRRKDAELCLENGCALSEYRVLMADLSEDFGSDDLHSLIFLLRGTLPKEKVEKCECFLDVVVELEKLDQISSTRMNVMEKYLIDIRRVDLAKRLSQYQNKAGTQSPATVKPRDERQSQCRAASTCKPAHTISITFPPAAPLSHTSAAFPPTLGCTRKPTTACINKELLCLSPRRPREWQEDVYRMQCEPRGLCLIIDCVGNEGAHLEQLFSKLHFRVIHHMLLSVRDIRSCLYHISRQTEHSNMDAFICCVISRSRSSQLLGTDINTPGIDLNNIRQFFMPESCPGLTGKPKLFFIQSYETSESSNFIGFTDYQAGELETDSPFQYRFRREVVPEDADVFWSHCWTNDKQLEENNHHSVYLQSLQEALLDGQKRRIHLVDLHMAVNRVVYAHNNSQPGLTYHINLRHTLRKNVYLT; encoded by the exons ATGTCTTTGACAATGCAGCACGTCATCAACCAAATAGTGGAGGAGCTCAGTCCGGAGGAGTGTAAACGTTTGTCGTACCTGTGTAGAGAATTTCACAGTGAGCAATGCACCACCAACATCAAAGAAATGCTTCTGTCATGCATTGACCAGGAGCAACAACCTCAGCACTTTCTGATAGAGCTGATGCTCAGGATGAGGCGATATGATTTACTCTACAAAGTGCTGGGCATCAGAAGGAAAGACGCGGAGCTGTGTTTGGAAAACGGGTGTGCTCTGTCAGAGTACAG GGTACTAATGGCTGACTTGAGCGAGGACTTCGGATCGGACGATTTGCACTCGTTAATTTTCCTGCTCAGAGGAACCCTTCCTAAAGAGAAAGTGGAAAAATGtgag TGTTTCCTGGATGTGGTTGTGGAACTAGAGAAGTTGGATCAGATCTCCAGCACCAGGATGAACGTGATGGAGAAATACCTGATAGACATCCGCCGTGTCGACCTGGCCAAGAGACTCAGTCAGTACCAGAACAAAG CTGGAACACAAAGCCCTGCCACAGTAAAGCCAAGAGACGAgcgtcagtctcagtgtagagCTGCATCG ACATGCAAACCAGCACACACCATCTCTATAACCTTTCCACCTGCTGCCCCTCTGTCTCACACTTCAGCTGCATTTCCCCCCACACTCGGTTGCACCAGGAAGCCCACCACAGCCTGCA TTAACAAAGAACTGCTGTGTCTCTCACCCAGAAGACCCAGAGAg tggcagGAGGATGTGTACCGGATGCAATGCGAGCCTCGTGGATTGTGTCTGATCATAGACTGTGTTGGCAATGAAGGAG CCCATCTCGAGCAGTTATTTTCAAAACTTCACTTCCGCGTGATCCATCACATGCTACTGAGTGTCAGAGACATCCGTTCCTGCCTGTACCACATCTCCAGACAGACCGAACATTCCAACATGGACGCCTTCATCTGCTGCGTCATCAGCCGTTCCCGCTCATCCCAGCTACTTGGCACTGACATAAACACCCCGGGAATTGACCTGAACAACATCCGACAATTCTTCATGCCTGAATCCTGCCCGGGACTGACAGGAAAACCCAAACTCTTCTTTATCCAAAGCTATGAAACTTCAGAGTCCTCGAACTTCATAGGTTTCACAGATTACCAGGCTGGAGAGCTGGAGACAGACAGCCCTTTTCAATACCGCTTCAGGAGGGAGGTCGTGCCGGAGGACGCAGATGTATTCTGGAGTCACTGCTGGACTAATGACAAGCAGCTTGAGGAGAATAATCATCACTCGGTTTATTTACAGTCCCTGCAAGAGGCTTTACTCGATGGACAGAAGAG
- the LOC132850420 gene encoding CASP8 and FADD-like apoptosis regulator isoform X1 — protein sequence MSLTMQHVINQIVEELSPEECKRLSYLCREFHSEQCTTNIKEMLLSCIDQEQQPQHFLIELMLRMRRYDLLYKVLGIRRKDAELCLENGCALSEYRVLMADLSEDFGSDDLHSLIFLLRGTLPKEKVEKCECFLDVVVELEKLDQISSTRMNVMEKYLIDIRRVDLAKRLSQYQNKAGTQSPATVKPRDERQSQCRAASTCKPAHTISITFPPAAPLSHTSAAFPPTLGCTRKPTTACINKELLCLSPRRPREQWQEDVYRMQCEPRGLCLIIDCVGNEGAHLEQLFSKLHFRVIHHMLLSVRDIRSCLYHISRQTEHSNMDAFICCVISRSRSSQLLGTDINTPGIDLNNIRQFFMPESCPGLTGKPKLFFIQSYETSESSNFIGFTDYQAGELETDSPFQYRFRREVVPEDADVFWSHCWTNDKQLEENNHHSVYLQSLQEALLDGQKRRIHLVDLHMAVNRVVYAHNNSQPGLTYHINLRHTLRKNVYLT from the exons ATGTCTTTGACAATGCAGCACGTCATCAACCAAATAGTGGAGGAGCTCAGTCCGGAGGAGTGTAAACGTTTGTCGTACCTGTGTAGAGAATTTCACAGTGAGCAATGCACCACCAACATCAAAGAAATGCTTCTGTCATGCATTGACCAGGAGCAACAACCTCAGCACTTTCTGATAGAGCTGATGCTCAGGATGAGGCGATATGATTTACTCTACAAAGTGCTGGGCATCAGAAGGAAAGACGCGGAGCTGTGTTTGGAAAACGGGTGTGCTCTGTCAGAGTACAG GGTACTAATGGCTGACTTGAGCGAGGACTTCGGATCGGACGATTTGCACTCGTTAATTTTCCTGCTCAGAGGAACCCTTCCTAAAGAGAAAGTGGAAAAATGtgag TGTTTCCTGGATGTGGTTGTGGAACTAGAGAAGTTGGATCAGATCTCCAGCACCAGGATGAACGTGATGGAGAAATACCTGATAGACATCCGCCGTGTCGACCTGGCCAAGAGACTCAGTCAGTACCAGAACAAAG CTGGAACACAAAGCCCTGCCACAGTAAAGCCAAGAGACGAgcgtcagtctcagtgtagagCTGCATCG ACATGCAAACCAGCACACACCATCTCTATAACCTTTCCACCTGCTGCCCCTCTGTCTCACACTTCAGCTGCATTTCCCCCCACACTCGGTTGCACCAGGAAGCCCACCACAGCCTGCA TTAACAAAGAACTGCTGTGTCTCTCACCCAGAAGACCCAGAGAg cagtggcagGAGGATGTGTACCGGATGCAATGCGAGCCTCGTGGATTGTGTCTGATCATAGACTGTGTTGGCAATGAAGGAG CCCATCTCGAGCAGTTATTTTCAAAACTTCACTTCCGCGTGATCCATCACATGCTACTGAGTGTCAGAGACATCCGTTCCTGCCTGTACCACATCTCCAGACAGACCGAACATTCCAACATGGACGCCTTCATCTGCTGCGTCATCAGCCGTTCCCGCTCATCCCAGCTACTTGGCACTGACATAAACACCCCGGGAATTGACCTGAACAACATCCGACAATTCTTCATGCCTGAATCCTGCCCGGGACTGACAGGAAAACCCAAACTCTTCTTTATCCAAAGCTATGAAACTTCAGAGTCCTCGAACTTCATAGGTTTCACAGATTACCAGGCTGGAGAGCTGGAGACAGACAGCCCTTTTCAATACCGCTTCAGGAGGGAGGTCGTGCCGGAGGACGCAGATGTATTCTGGAGTCACTGCTGGACTAATGACAAGCAGCTTGAGGAGAATAATCATCACTCGGTTTATTTACAGTCCCTGCAAGAGGCTTTACTCGATGGACAGAAGAG